The Arctopsyche grandis isolate Sample6627 chromosome 5, ASM5162203v2, whole genome shotgun sequence genome includes a window with the following:
- the LOC143911607 gene encoding cytoplasmic 60S subunit biogenesis factor ZNF622: MSSQQQPQLTCISCRAGFRDLEAQRTHYKGDWHRYNLKRKVANFEPVSAEEFQSRVLLARQADQPQNTTHHCKPCSKTFSTNNSYENHIHSKKHKLAELNFPASTQSEVCVEEEAKKVESDDDASSYEEINDIFPNDCLFCDHHSKTIVKNLTHMATVHSFFVPDAEYCVDLRGFLTYLGEKVSQGFVCLWCDDKGRQFQSLEATQAHMRDKGHCKVLHEGSVLAEYGDFYDYSSSYPDHVEGDEDMEIDPEENVLLANTDDEEYQLVLPSGAVIGHRSLLRYYKQNLTSHTGALVKKDDKLKRVIYQYRCLGWAPQQNESIAKKAKDIRYMKRAQAKWSAQLGVKANKLQTHFRVQCNY; encoded by the exons atGAGTTCGCAACAACAGCCTCAGCTGACATGCATCAGCTGTCGCGCTGGTTTCCGAGACTTGGAAGCTCAAAGAACTCACTACAAAGGCGACTGGCATCGCTACAATCTCAAGAGAAAAGTGGCCAACTTTGAGCCAGTGTCAGCCGAAGAATTTCAAAGTCGCGTTCTGCTGGCTCGTCAGGCCGATCAGCCCCAGAATACCACGCACCACTGCAAACCCTGCTCCAAAACGTTTAGCACAAACAATTCGTACGAGAATCATATCCACAGCAAGAAACACAAATTGGCCGAACTGAACTTCCCAGCTTCAACCCAATCCGAAGTTTGCGTCGAAGAGGAAGCGAAAAAAGTCGAATCGGATGACGAC GCTAGTAGTTACGAAGAAATTAACGATATATTTCCAAACGATTGCTTATTTTGCGATCACCATAGTAAGACTATTGTTAAAAATCTCACACACATGGCCACCGTTCATTCCTTCTTTGTTCCTGACGCCGAATATTGTGTCGACTTGCGAGGGTTCTTGACGTATCTTGGCGAAAAG GTATCGCAAGGTTTCGTATGTTTGTGGTGCGACGATAAAGGTCGTCAGTTTCAATCTCTAGAAGCCACACAGGCTCACATGCGAGATAAAGGTCACTGTAAAGTGTTACATGAAGGTTCAGTCTTAGCTGAATATGGCGATTTCTACGACTACAG CTCCTCATATCCGGATCATGTTGAAGGTGACGAAGACATGGAAATTGATCCAGAAGAAAATGTCTTATTGGCTAACACCGACGATGAAGAGTATCAATTAGTATTGCCTTCCGGTGCTGTGATAGGACATAGGTCACTGTTGAG gTACTACAAGCAGAATCTAACGTCTCATACGGGTGCTTTAGTTAAAAAGGATGATAAGTTGAAGCGTGTCATTTATCAGTACCGTTGCTTAGGATGGGCACCACAACAAAATGAGTCGATTGCAAA GAAAGCTAAGGATATTAGGTACATGAAGCGAGCTCAGGCTAAATGGAGCGCTCAGCTCGGAGTGAAAGCTAATAAACTTCAAACACATTTCCGAGTACAATGTAACTACTAA
- the Rrp4 gene encoding exosome complex component Rrp4: MAENIHIRLASERVNYSLPGSGEAPRIYTPGEIVSTQQGFMRGHGTYMESDLLKSSVAGVVEQVNKLLSVKPLKSRYVGEVGDVVVGRVVEVQQKRWKINTNSKMDSILLLSSINLPGGELRRRSIEDERMMRTYLKEGDLVSAEVQMIYSDGCVGLHTRSLKHGKLGQGILVKVLPSLVRRWKTHFHSLPCGVSIILGNNGFIWIHATAGSNTTGGFEHDFTVVAQEDRESMARVRNCIHALAASKIMLFDTSILYAYEESLKYDNAKDLIIPEIMLDIAVSTQYRISQLES; the protein is encoded by the exons ATGGCGgaaaacatacatattcgtCTGGCCTCGGAGCGCGTCAATTACAGTTTACCTGGATCCGGGGAAGCGCCACGTATTTATACGCCTGGTGAAATTGTCTCGACTCAACAAGGTTTTATGAG GGGCCATGGCACTTATATGGAGAGTGATTTGCTGAAATCGTCGGTGGCCGGAGTCGTCGAACAAGTCAACAAACTGCTCAGCGTGAAACCTTTGAAGAGTCGGTACGTCGGAGAGGTCGGTGACGTAGTCGTTGGGAGAGTGGTCGAAGTCCAACAGAAAAGATGGAAAATCAACACCAATTCTAAAATGGATTCAATTTTGCTTCTATCTTCGATCAATTTACCCGGTGGAGAATTG CGACGTCGTTCCATAGAAGACGAAAGAATGATGCGGACGTATTTGAAAGAAGGAGATCTGGTCAGTGCAGAAGTACAAATGATATATTCTGACGGATGCGTCGGTTTGCATACGAGAAGTCTCAAACATGGAAAA ttagGCCAAGGCATTCTGGTAAAAGTATTGCCATCATTGGTCAGAAGATGGAAGACGCACTTCCACAGCCTTCCTTGCGGTGTTTCGATCATACTCGGAAATAATGGATTTATTTGGATTCACGCGACGGCAGGTTCTAATACGACTGGAGGATTTGAACACGATTTTACG GTGGTTGCACAAGAAGACAGAGAATCAATGGCGCGTGTTAGAAATTGTATTCACGCGTTGGCCGCTAGTAAGATAATGCTCTTCGACACGTCCATTCTGTACGCATATGAAGAAAGTCTAAAATATGATAACGCTAAAGATCTCATCATTCCAGAGATAATGTTAGACATTGCCGTGTCAACACAGTACAGAATATCTCAACTGGAGAGTTAA
- the LOC143912434 gene encoding uncharacterized protein LOC143912434 isoform X2, with translation MFSVLSRLAKPGDGKKFNTPAPMSTSLQKKFARGVDYNMKILIKGDRNVGKSCLLQRLQGGSFIEEYHPTDQIQVAPIHWKYKDTEHIIKVEVWEVVDKGRVKKKGPAGLKFDNSLVSSAMDAIETPALDATFLDVYVNANGVIMMMDITKTWTFEYIKREIESVPTDLPIIILGNHCDMHHHREVDSYQIEIFMMNVRQTRSGPLRYAESSMRNGFGLRLLHTFFNIPFLKLQRQTLLNQLTVNDQEIQDAHKELDEFEKSEGADYNVFLDRLASKRNASDVSTGLHIATDKSPSIVLGAGKPIIPPNLNPLAQANLLNQHKSSLEQRQSLKSNINTMSVNKIEKTVKNPEVSTQSIQSNMKSIHLTSIDVLNKPKNDLEDFCAGVLDHSFLDDYSPTGKSNVAVPPSNNIFNKQNIDSESDGDIGANPLVVGIQDDVDTDEDDDDDKKSMRVQASSVAKIKLKPNENFNGGAEQQFPRPVSKFTPYNETIINGIQSTNYLEGVRGSGEMETLNAFHAYNNRDADDDQYDSGPDFSQPPGYDSMPSWSLDVSVRRSPEGGEGVSPSSEGKKQNKSKEEKKHKKSKKSSKDNEKTSKKDKDKDKEKKSKEKKHKKKGSDEYLEEFLGGGVKVDSTEGIHI, from the exons ATGTTTTCCGTATTAAGTCGCTTGGCAAAGCCTGGTGATGGCAAAAAATTCAACACTCCTGCGCCGATGTCCACATCACTCCAAAAGAAATTTGCCCGAGGAGTCGATTATAACA tgaaaatattaataaaaggaGACAGGAATGTCGGTAAATCATGTTTGTTACAACGATTGCAAGGTGGAAGTTTTATCGAAGAGTATCACCCTACTGACCAAATCCAAGTCGCTCCCATTCATTGGAAATATAAAGACACCGAAcacattataaaa GTTGAAGTTTGGGAGGTCGTCGACAAAGGGAGAGTCAAGAAGAAGGGTCCGGCCGGTCTCAAATTCGACAATTCCTTAGTGTCATCAGCTATGGACGCGATTGAAACTCCCGCTTTGGATGCTACATTCTTGGACGTTTACGTCAACGCAAATGGAGTTATAATGATGATGGACATAACAAAAACATG GACATTTGAGTACATAAAGCGCGAGATCGAATCAGTTCCAACTGACTTACCAATCATAATTTTAGGCAATCATTGCGATATGCATCATCACAGAGAAGTGGATTCATACCAGATTGAAATCTTCATGATGAACGTTAGACAAACTAG ATCTGGACCGCTGCGCTACGCAGAGTCTTCGATGCGTAACGGCTTTGGACTGAGGCTGCTGCACACGTTTTTCaacattccatttttaaaacttCAAAGACAAACTTTACTCAATCAATTGACTGTGAACGATCAAGAAATCCAAGACGCTCACAAGGAATTGGATGAATTCGAA AAATCAGAAGGCGCCGATTACAATGTCTTTCTGGATAGACTGGCTTCAAAACGAAACGCTTCTGATGTATCAACGGGTCTACACATAGCCACTGACAAATCACCATCAATCGTTTTAGGCGCTGGAAAACCGATTATTCCTCCAAACCTGAATCCATTG GCGCAAGCAAATTTATTGAATCAACATAAGTCTTCACTGGAGCAACGTCAATCTTTAAAATCCAATATAAATACGATGTcagttaataaaattgaaaaaacggTCAAAAATCCTGAAGTGTCAACTCAAAGTATTCAATCTAATATGAAAAG TATCCATTTAACATCTATCGATGTGTTGAACAAGCCCAAAAACGATTTGGAGGACTTTTGTGCCGGAGTTCTCGACCACAGTTTCTTAGATGATTATTCGCCGACGGGTAAAAGTAATGTTGCCGTCCCACCGTCTAATAACATATTCAACAAACAAAATATAGACAGCGAAAG TGATGGTGACATTGGTGCAAATCCGCTGGTAGTCGGCATTCAAGATGATGTCGATACGGATGAAGACGATGACGACGATAAGAAATCGATGCGGGTCCAAGCGTCGTCAGTGGCCAAGATTAAGTTAAAACCCAACGAAAATTTCAACGGAGGCGCAGAACAGCAGTTTCCGAGACCGGTCTCCAAGTTTACACCTTACAACGAGACGATCATCAACGGGATTCAATCAACGAATTATTTAGAAGGCGTCAGAGGAAGTGGTGAAATGGAAACTTTGAACGCTTTTCATGCTTACAATAATAGGGACGCTGATGACGATCAGTACGATAGCGGACCGGACTTCAGTCAACCTCCTGGATATGATTCGATGCCGTCTTGGTCTTTAGACGTCAGCGTACGAAGATCTCCAGAAG gtGGTGAAGGTGTATCTCCAAGTTCGGAGggtaaaaaacaaaacaag agcaaAGAAGAGAAGAAgcacaaaaaatctaaaaagtCGTCCAAAGATAATGAAAAAACTAGTAAGAAAGATAAAGACAaggacaaagaaaaaaaatcaaaggaaaagAAGCACAAGAAAAAAGGTTCCGATGAATATTTAGAGGAGTTTCTCGGAGGAGGAGTCAAAGTGGATTCAACAGAAG gtatacatatttaa
- the LOC143912434 gene encoding uncharacterized protein LOC143912434 isoform X1 translates to MFSVLSRLAKPGDGKKFNTPAPMSTSLQKKFARGVDYNMKILIKGDRNVGKSCLLQRLQGGSFIEEYHPTDQIQVAPIHWKYKDTEHIIKVEVWEVVDKGRVKKKGPAGLKFDNSLVSSAMDAIETPALDATFLDVYVNANGVIMMMDITKTWTFEYIKREIESVPTDLPIIILGNHCDMHHHREVDSYQIEIFMMNVRQTRSGPLRYAESSMRNGFGLRLLHTFFNIPFLKLQRQTLLNQLTVNDQEIQDAHKELDEFEKSEGADYNVFLDRLASKRNASDVSTGLHIATDKSPSIVLGAGKPIIPPNLNPLAQANLLNQHKSSLEQRQSLKSNINTMSVNKIEKTVKNPEVSTQSIQSNMKSIHLTSIDVLNKPKNDLEDFCAGVLDHSFLDDYSPTGKSNVAVPPSNNIFNKQNIDSESDGDIGANPLVVGIQDDVDTDEDDDDDKKSMRVQASSVAKIKLKPNENFNGGAEQQFPRPVSKFTPYNETIINGIQSTNYLEGVRGSGEMETLNAFHAYNNRDADDDQYDSGPDFSQPPGYDSMPSWSLDVSVRRSPEGGEGVSPSSEGKKQNKSKEEKKHKKSKKSSKDNEKTSKKDKDKDKEKKSKEKKHKKKGSDEYLEEFLGGGVKVDSTEGVYEAL, encoded by the exons ATGTTTTCCGTATTAAGTCGCTTGGCAAAGCCTGGTGATGGCAAAAAATTCAACACTCCTGCGCCGATGTCCACATCACTCCAAAAGAAATTTGCCCGAGGAGTCGATTATAACA tgaaaatattaataaaaggaGACAGGAATGTCGGTAAATCATGTTTGTTACAACGATTGCAAGGTGGAAGTTTTATCGAAGAGTATCACCCTACTGACCAAATCCAAGTCGCTCCCATTCATTGGAAATATAAAGACACCGAAcacattataaaa GTTGAAGTTTGGGAGGTCGTCGACAAAGGGAGAGTCAAGAAGAAGGGTCCGGCCGGTCTCAAATTCGACAATTCCTTAGTGTCATCAGCTATGGACGCGATTGAAACTCCCGCTTTGGATGCTACATTCTTGGACGTTTACGTCAACGCAAATGGAGTTATAATGATGATGGACATAACAAAAACATG GACATTTGAGTACATAAAGCGCGAGATCGAATCAGTTCCAACTGACTTACCAATCATAATTTTAGGCAATCATTGCGATATGCATCATCACAGAGAAGTGGATTCATACCAGATTGAAATCTTCATGATGAACGTTAGACAAACTAG ATCTGGACCGCTGCGCTACGCAGAGTCTTCGATGCGTAACGGCTTTGGACTGAGGCTGCTGCACACGTTTTTCaacattccatttttaaaacttCAAAGACAAACTTTACTCAATCAATTGACTGTGAACGATCAAGAAATCCAAGACGCTCACAAGGAATTGGATGAATTCGAA AAATCAGAAGGCGCCGATTACAATGTCTTTCTGGATAGACTGGCTTCAAAACGAAACGCTTCTGATGTATCAACGGGTCTACACATAGCCACTGACAAATCACCATCAATCGTTTTAGGCGCTGGAAAACCGATTATTCCTCCAAACCTGAATCCATTG GCGCAAGCAAATTTATTGAATCAACATAAGTCTTCACTGGAGCAACGTCAATCTTTAAAATCCAATATAAATACGATGTcagttaataaaattgaaaaaacggTCAAAAATCCTGAAGTGTCAACTCAAAGTATTCAATCTAATATGAAAAG TATCCATTTAACATCTATCGATGTGTTGAACAAGCCCAAAAACGATTTGGAGGACTTTTGTGCCGGAGTTCTCGACCACAGTTTCTTAGATGATTATTCGCCGACGGGTAAAAGTAATGTTGCCGTCCCACCGTCTAATAACATATTCAACAAACAAAATATAGACAGCGAAAG TGATGGTGACATTGGTGCAAATCCGCTGGTAGTCGGCATTCAAGATGATGTCGATACGGATGAAGACGATGACGACGATAAGAAATCGATGCGGGTCCAAGCGTCGTCAGTGGCCAAGATTAAGTTAAAACCCAACGAAAATTTCAACGGAGGCGCAGAACAGCAGTTTCCGAGACCGGTCTCCAAGTTTACACCTTACAACGAGACGATCATCAACGGGATTCAATCAACGAATTATTTAGAAGGCGTCAGAGGAAGTGGTGAAATGGAAACTTTGAACGCTTTTCATGCTTACAATAATAGGGACGCTGATGACGATCAGTACGATAGCGGACCGGACTTCAGTCAACCTCCTGGATATGATTCGATGCCGTCTTGGTCTTTAGACGTCAGCGTACGAAGATCTCCAGAAG gtGGTGAAGGTGTATCTCCAAGTTCGGAGggtaaaaaacaaaacaag agcaaAGAAGAGAAGAAgcacaaaaaatctaaaaagtCGTCCAAAGATAATGAAAAAACTAGTAAGAAAGATAAAGACAaggacaaagaaaaaaaatcaaaggaaaagAAGCACAAGAAAAAAGGTTCCGATGAATATTTAGAGGAGTTTCTCGGAGGAGGAGTCAAAGTGGATTCAACAGAAGGTGTATACGAAGCTCTTTAA
- the LOC143912419 gene encoding cytochrome P450 9e2-like: MMSVDWSDAILLVIGFGIILYAYGVWEGGYFKRRGVKYVPFDYPIVGNFLKVLTRKEHLMDVVYRVYNAFPKEKYVGFMQVNRPFIMIRDLEIIKQTTIKDFDNFSSHNLNINEDFDPIIGRNLLFITGDHWKDMRATVSPTFTSSKLKNMISLVDDTANQIVEFYLKKMKDLIEVEMTDTLTRYTNDVIASTVFGLKVDSLDERDNEFYKIVLKSMDLTGIQLFKLIVHLSYPILLKMTGIKFLGQDLTDFFRNLVLGTMKNREKNGIVRHDMIQLLMEAWKGSLKYEPSQNDDNDAGFATAEESTIGRQTVKTKWSENDIVAQAVIFYIAGFETTTTLLSFAIHELTVNPDVQKKLQNEIDELIAEKGDMLNYMDLMKMKYLDMVVCEALRMWPPIPGTDRKCIRPYTFPPSNDSADKGYTMQAGEGILIPIYAIHRDARYFPEPHQFKPERFSNENKRNINPLSFIPFGVGPRNCIGSRYVLTVTKTVIFRLLSKFDLTMTEKTQNPIMISFKTIAVQPRDGVWVGLKPRNN; the protein is encoded by the exons ATGATGAGTGTCGATTGGTCAGACGCGATCTTGTTAGTGATCGGTTTTGGAATTATACTTTATGCGTATGGAGTTTGGGAAGGTGGATATTTTAAACGACGAGGAGTAAAATATGTTCCATTTGATTATCCGATTGTTGGGAACTTTTTGAAGGTTCTTACGCGCAAAGAGCATTTGATGGATGTGGTTTATAGAGTTTATAATGCATTTCCCAAAGAAAA GTATGTAGGATTTATGCAAGTGAATAGACCTTTTATTATGATAAGAGATTTGGAAATCATAAAACAAACTACTATAAAGGACTTTGATAATTTTTCAAGCCATAACTTGAATATAAATGAAGATTTCGACCCCATAATCGGaaggaatttattatttatcacaG gtGACCATTGGAAGGATATGCGAGCTACAGTTAGTCCCACATTTACCAGCTCTAAATTAAAGAACATGATATCGTTGGTCGACGACACTGCAAATCAGATAGTTGaattctatttgaaaaaaatgaagga TCTCATTGAAGTTGAAATGACTGACACTTTAACGAGATATACGAATGATGTGATTGCATCAACTGTCTTTGGCTTGAAGGTCGATTCTTTGGATGAGAGAGATAACGAGTTCTATAAGATAGTGTTGAAATCAATGGACTTAACCGGAATTCaactatttaaattaattgttcACTTGTCGTATCCGATTTTGCTGAAA atgACGGGTATTAAGTTTCTCGGGCAAGACTTGACAGACTTTTTTCGTAATTTAGTGTTGGGAACAATGAAAAATAGAGAAAAAAACGGCATTGTCAGACATGATATGATTCAATTATTAATGGAAGCATGGAAAGGGTCGTTAAAATATGAACCTTCACAAAACGATGACAATGATGCCGGGTTTGCGACGGCTGAGGAATCAACTATTGGGAGACAAACTGTTAAGACGA agTGGAGTGAGAACGATATTGTGGCTCAAGCAGTCATATTCTATATTGCCGGATTTGAAACCACCACTACATTACTTAGCTTTGCAATTCATGAACTGACTGTAAATCCGGATGTTCAAAAGAAGCTCCAAAATGAAATTGACGAATTGATCGCTGAAAAAGGAGACATGCTAAATTATATGGATTTAATGAAGATGAAATATTTGGACATGGTGGTTTGTG AGGCGTTAAGAATGTGGCCGCCAATTCCTGGTACGGATAGAAAATGCATTCGACCTTACACATTTCCCCCTTCCAACGATTCTGCGGATAAGGGGTACACT ATGCAAGCGGGAGAGGGAATTTTAATTCCGATATATGCGATTCATCGTGACGCTCGGTATTTTCCAGAACCCCATCAATTCAAGCCTGAAAGATTTTCCAATGAAAATAAACGGAACATCAACCCCCTTTCGTTTATTCCATTTGGAGTCGGTCCGCGAAATTGCATCG GATCCAGATATGTTTTAACGGTAACCAAGACTGTTATTTTTCGCCTATTGTCTAAATTCGATTTGACAATGACTGAGAAGACTCAAAACCCCATTATGATTAGTTTTAAAACGATTGCTGTGCAACCTAGAGATGGTGTATGGGTTGGTTTGAAACCGAGGaataattga